From the Hemicordylus capensis ecotype Gifberg chromosome 1, rHemCap1.1.pri, whole genome shotgun sequence genome, the window CAAACATCTTGATGAATCAGGAATTACCACAGAGCCTGCGAATATATCTCATAGCCTACTAAGTAAAATTTAAGAAGAGGCCATTCTTTTTGTGTAGTCCCAATGAGCTTTGTGTCTTGAGGCTGATAATAAGAAGTTTCTAGAAGGGGtctaaaggtgttttttttaagagggGACCGAACCTGTACAGCAAATATCAGGAAAGAGGATCTTGTTTTACGGGAACATGGGTTAGATTTAATGAGATACAGTAAATAGCAATCCATATTAATGTTCATCCTCATAGTAGAGTTGCCCATTCCTAGCCCGGGGGGATTTCTAGGTCCTTAACAGAACTGTGGAAACTCTGTGTCTATAAGATGCAATTTGCCCCTATCGTTTCCACATTTCACCCATTCTCCAAAAagcaggctgtggggagggagctATCAGGAAACGAATCACAGTTCTCTCCTGTCATGCCTGGATTGACTTAGGACAGGCCATTAGGGTTTCCCACAATCAAATTTAGCACTAGTTAATACACCCAACTATCTCTGCCGTTACGACACTGCAGAGATGGAAGAGGACACATCTTCTGAATATCTCCCTGCTGTATTCCTAGCAAAGGGTCCCATCTGGCCAGGAATTAGATACTGTGGCCTACATGTTGCCCAGTGTTATGAGGGCGGTGCCAATCTGCTCAGGCTGCTGTGGCATCCAATGAAGTGCCAGGGGTcctgtgcttttgtgcaagaacacaaatACTTCTAGTAACATGCCCAGACTCTGGAAGCACTACTTAAATGGGAAACAGGTTGCCTGACTTTCAGCAGTGTGTTTCCATTCTACTAGCGTTTCCAGAATCTGGGCACACTACTTGAAGTATTGGCACTTTTATGCAAAAGTGCTAGATCCTAGTTGCTTTGTTAGGCGCCCACAGCAGCACAGACGAATTGGCACCACCCTCATaatgctgcacaacatgtgggcctGTGCTTGTAACAGGCCTCTCAGATGGGCTCCCTTTTTACAATGGAGGATTTTAGGATGAGATTTCTTGGCggaactgggatttgaaccaagATGTGCATTCCAAACCCTATGAATAAAATCAAGAAAAGAAATAAGCATGGAGGCTTTTAGCAGTGGTTTTGAGCTAGGTGGAAGCTTGACCTAAAAGGGCAGGGTTATTCTGCAAATTtgccacaacccccccccccccacaaaacacCCATTTAATTGTTGGTGCCATGACTCTTTTGTCACTTTACAATCTGCTTTCTCTTGGAAATAACCCTATATAAGGCACCCTTCACTTCTGTATTCCTCAGGCTATAGATTAGGGGGTTGAGCACAGGGGTGACTATTGCATAAAAGACTGACACCACCTTGTTCAGGTTGATAGAGGAGGCAACCTTAGTACGGACATACATGAAAAAAAGGGTTCCATAGAAGATGGACACCACAGTCAGGTGGGCAGTACAGGTAGAAAAGGCACGGCGGCGCCCTACCAAGGAGTGAATTTGCAGCACTGTGGTGATAATGCGGACATATGACACTACAGTGACAAAGGAGGAAATCACAAGTACAACTAGCGAGACCAAGAAATCAACCATCTCCTTCAGGGAAACATCAGTGCATGAGAGAACAAGGAGTGGGGAGGCATCACAGAAGAAGTGGTCTATCACATTGGGGCCACAAAAAGTCAGTTGTGACATGAAATAGACAGGCAGTGCTGGAGTGAGAAACCCAGCTAACCACGAGCCCGCAGCCAACAACAGGCAAGTGTCCCGACCTACCATCGCTTGGTACCGCAGAGGCACACAGATTGCCACATAGCGGTCATAAGCCATGGCTGCTAGAAGGAAGCACTCAGTGCTGCCCAAGAAGGTGAAGAGATAAAGCTGAGTCAAGCAAGCAGAATAGGAGATAATCCTGCCGCCAGGGGACCCAAAGCCAGCCAGCATCTTGGGCACAGTGAGTGTGGTGTACCAGATGTCCAAGCATGAAAGGTGAATAAGGAAAAAGTACATGGGTGTGTGCAAGCGCTTTTCCATTGCCACAGCTAGGACCAGGATGCTATTCTCTGTCAGGGTCAGCAAGTAGATAGCCAGGAAGAAGCCAAAGAGAGGAAAGCGCCCCTCATGGGTGCCTGTGAAGCCCACCATGACAAACTCTGTTACAAGGGTCCAATTCTCAGGCGGAGGCCACATCTAGAGGACCAAGACAGACAGATTAGAACATAGTGCCAATGGACAGAAAAGGTCAGCTAGCCTCAAATAAGTTTCATTTGATGTTAAAATAAGGTATATATTTAAACAAATGAGCAACTGCTCCCCATTTTTTGAAATAATCTTTCCACAGAAGGTGCCTAAGGCAACTACTAGAACAGCCAGTGTCT encodes:
- the LOC128326103 gene encoding olfactory receptor 6Q1; protein product: MWPPPENWTLVTEFVMVGFTGTHEGRFPLFGFFLAIYLLTLTENSILVLAVAMEKRLHTPMYFFLIHLSCLDIWYTTLTVPKMLAGFGSPGGRIISYSACLTQLYLFTFLGSTECFLLAAMAYDRYVAICVPLRYQAMVGRDTCLLLAAGSWLAGFLTPALPVYFMSQLTFCGPNVIDHFFCDASPLLVLSCTDVSLKEMVDFLVSLVVLVISSFVTVVSYVRIITTVLQIHSLVGRRRAFSTCTAHLTVVSIFYGTLFFMYVRTKVASSINLNKVVSVFYAIVTPVLNPLIYSLRNTEVKGALYRVISKRKQIVK